The DNA segment CGATTCGATGATCTCTTCGCCTTTTAGTTCCTTGATCGTTTCTTCCAGAAGCTCGAGATACATTTCATAGCCGACGGCCTCGATGTGGCCTGACTGATCTTCACCTAAAAGATTTCCCGCGCCTCTTAATTCGAGATCGTGGTGCGCGATTGTTATGCCGCTTCCGAGCGCCGTGTTTTCTTGAATGACCTTGAGGCGCTCTTGCGCATCTTTTTCGATTCGCTTATTTGGTGGAATCAAAAGGTAACAGTAAGCGCGTTCTTTCGATCGGCCGACCCGCCCCCGCAGCTGATACAACTGGCTAAGCCCAAGCTGATGGGCGTTGTCGATGAACATCGTGTTGGCACGAGGGTTGTCGATACCAGATTCGATGATTGTGGTACTTAGAAGGATATCGATCTCGTGATTGAAGAACGCGACCATCGTGGCTTCAAGCTCATGCTCTTCCATTTGTCCGTGGCCGATGCGAAGGCGTGCACCCGGAACAAGCTTGCGCAAAGTATCGGCGACTCCGTAAATAGATTGAACTCTGTTGTGGAGGAAGAAGACTTGGCCGCCGCGCTGAATTTCTGATTCAATTCCGCGCCGAATAGTTTCCTCGTCGAATTTACAAACGAAGGTTCTTGTCGGAAGTCGATCGACAGGCGGAGTGTTGATAAGGCTTAAATCTCGAATTCCCACAAGCGACATGTTCAATGTCCGGGGAATTGGCGTCGCAGAAAGCGTCAAGGTGTCGACACCGACGCGTAATTTACGAATCTTTTCTTTGTGACCAACTCCGAAACGCTGCTCTTCGTCGACAATCAAAAGTCCTAAATCTTTAAACTCGATGTCCTTTGAGAGCAATCGGTGGGTGCCAATGAGAATATCGACGCGGCCTTCTTTTAGGTCGATCATAGTTTTTCGTTGCTCGGCGGGCGGAACAAAGCGGTTGAGCGCGCGAATGTTGACCGGCCAATTTTTGAATCGGCGGTTGAAGGTCTCCAAATGTTGAAAACTGAGAACAGTGGTGGGCGCCAATACGGCGATTTGCCTACGACCCTGGACGGCCTTGAATGCGGCGCGCATCGCGACTTCGGTTTTTCCAAAACCCACGTCCCCGCAAACCAGTCGATCCATTGGTTTTTCGGAAGCCATGTCTTGAGTGATCGAATTGATAGCCTTCAATTGATCGTCGGTTTCGTCGTAAGGAAAGGTCGCTTCAAACTGATCAAACTCGTCGTTGGCTTTTTCATCATGTGGAAACGAGGGGCGAATAGATTGCGCACGTTTCGCGTACAACTGAAGAAGATCTCCGGCTAGCTCGCGAAGCTGCCCGCGCACTTTGATTTTGGTTTTGGCCCAGCCAGTGCCGCCGAGCTTATCAAGAAGGGCGTCGCCGCCAGGGCCAGAATACTTTTGTATCTGCGCGATCCGGTAGATAGGCAGATAAAGTTTATCGCCTTCTTTGTAGGCTAGGGCGAGGAACTCGGCCTCGACACCATTCACCTGCATGCGCTTTAAGCCTTCGTAAACGGCGATTCCATGTTGAACGTGAACGACTCGGTCTCCGATCTGTAGGTCGGAAAAAGAAAGAGCCGCGGCAAAGTCTTTAAATGTATCGTTCGTCGCCGCTGTCTTTTCGCGCCGCCTAGATTTGCGTCCAAAAAAATCTTCATCGCGCAAAAGAACAAGGCGCTCGTCAGGTATCCGGAAACTGGAGTCCAAAAGTCTTGGAACAATTGTGACAAGTCGTGGGTCTTGATGCTGACGATGACGGACGGCCATCCAATCGTAGTCGTCGTGATTCAAAATTTCGGATCGCCAATCGCTTCGCTCTAAAAAGGCCACCAGACGCTGAGATTGCGCCGCTGTTCCGGCGCCGATCACAACGGTTTCTTCCCGCTCGCGCCACGCTTGAACCCGGGACAGCGCTTCGATTCCGGTCGGGTTCTGCGGCGTTGGAGGTGCAAAGCGGAGATCGAAAGTCGAAAGGCGAATATTTGCGGACGCGCCCGGTTGATCGTTAAGAAGGGCACTCGTGCTTTCCTCGTCGTCCAAGGGATTTTGATCAAGTGCGAGCTTCGAAACGGTGACCGTGGTTTTGATATGCTCGTACGACCAGTCTTCAAATTTTCTATAAAGTGTATTTGGAGCAGGGCAAATCGCAAGTGTGTTGGAAGCCGCTGATTCGCGCTTTGATGTTTCGTCCAAGAGATCTGCCGCCCGCGCAGTCTCGATCGGGTTGATAATCCACACGAGGTGATCGCGATGAACGTGATCAAGAGGCGTTTCGAATTTTTCGTGAAAAAGTCCTAAAAGAAAATCGATTCCAGGGAAGAGGTGGCCTTGTGCGAGAGAGTGAAGAGTCATGTTGCGGTCAACGTCATCAATCGGCAGGTTTTCAGTGCTCACGCGGTAGCCGGCGGATGCCCGCTCGCGGACCTCGTCAGTCAGGACGAATTCTTTTGCCGGAAGTATGATGGCCTCACGGACTTCGTCGCCGGATCTTTGTGAGGCCGGATCAAAATGCTTGATCGATTCAATCGTGTCGCCGAAAAGATCAAATCGGATTGGAAGGCCGTGCGCCGGTGAATAGATATCAATTACCGATCCGCGAATCGCATAGGTCGCAACGTCTTCAACCAGTGGCGAAGACGAATAACCCAAGCGGGTCAGTTCTTCGCCAAGAGTTGCCGGAATATCTTCACCTTTTCTGAACTTGCGGGAATTTCGCTGAAGCTCCTGTTGCGGAATCGTGCGCTGCGCCATCGATTCAATCGAGCAGGTGAAAAGCTGAAAGGGCTTCGATTGCTGGGCAGCGTGAATCCAAGAAACGCGATCGGCCACTGTTCGGGGGTTGGGATACAGTCCCGAATACGGAGAGACATCGAACGCGGGAAGGTGGTGAACCCTCCAAGAGTTGCTGAAAAAACCAACAGCCCGCCGAAACTGGCGCGCTTCTTCGTCGCTAGAAAACACAAGAACATGAGATTCCGGGTGATCTGATGAACAAAGCAGCAGTGCCAGGACATCTGGCGAATCAAACCCGGAAATTTCAAGACGACTTTCCCCAATTTCGCGAGCCCTGCGAATACCGGCGAGTGTGTGAATTTGAAGCGGAGAATGATTCATCGAGTTCAACTTTCTTTCAAAACGGCTTTGCCGTGTTCAAACATAGGCCGCAACGCGGCAAGCCCTTGTTTTCTCAGTTCTTGGAATCCGCGTTGTGCGTAAGTATAACGAGCTAAACGCATCACGGAGTCTCAACCAGGAGCCTTTCATGTCAAATTCGGCAAACCTGTTGCCCGTCATAATCTTGGCGGTGCTTATTCTCGCATTCGGCGTCGTTATTGTCGTCGGTACATCCTTACTTGGTCGAACGAAGACCGTAAAGTCTAAGGCGCAAATGATGCCTTACGAATGCGGAATTCCTGGAACTGAAACAGGAGATTCAAAAATCTCTATCAAGTTTTACCTGACAGCGATCCTTTTTATTCTTTTCGATATCGAAATCATCTTCATGTATCCATGGGCAATCAAGTTTTTAGATTCAATCAAAGACGGCACCGGAGGCTACATGCTTGGGACGATGGGCGTGTTTGTACTTCTGTTTGTGATTGGACTGATCTGGGAAGTGAAGTCGAAAGCATTGGACTGGAAATAAAATGGGAAAAGATGTTTTTGAAATAACCGTGAATATTCTGAAGATGTTCGTCATCTTTTTGATGATGGTACAAGCTGTGCCAATATTAGTTTGGCTTGAGCGTCGTGGATCAGCTTTTATTCAAAATCGCTACGGACCCAACCGAGTAGGGCCACTGGGGCTGGTGCAACTGCTTGCAGACGCAGTGAAGTTTTTGTTCAAGCAACCTTTCGTTCCGGCAAAAGGAGTAGCGCCGCTCTATTATTTTGCTCCGATCATGGCGCTGATCCCCGGCGCACTTTCGTTTAACTCGATCCCACTTTCGGTCCCAATCAACATTGAACCATTTGAAATGATGGGACAAATGTGGGGGCCGTACACTTTTGCATTCCAAGGATACGATCTTGGCATTGGGATCGTCTTCATTCTCGGCGTTTCATCGCTAGGTGTTTATTCGCTGATGATGGCCGGCTGGGGGTCATCTAACAAGTATTCGCTGATGGGCGCTGTCCGGGCGTCAGCACAAGCGATTTCCTATGAGCTGGCTTTGTCGCTATCGTTGGTCGGAATCTTGATGGTTTATGGAACCTTTAGTTTTAAAGAAATCGTCGATCTGCAGGCTGGACCGTTGACGTTCCATGCGTTCGGAAAAGAACACGTGATCAACGGCGTGCCGAACTGGGGAATTTTCTTTCAACCCCTAGGTGCGTTGATTTTCTTTGCCGCGGCATTTGCGGAGGCCAATCGGCTGCCATTCGATCTGCCAGAGGCTGAGGGGGAATTGGTCGCTGGTTTCCATACTGAGTATGCGGGATTTAATTTACTCTTGTTCTACATAGGCGAGTACGGGCACATGATGGTCGCGAGCGCTTTGCTTGCGACCTTCTACTTCGGCGGTTACGCAATTCCCTTGGTTCCGTCTTCCGAAGTGTTGGCGTTCTGGCAATCGACGGTGGCAAGTGCCAACCTCGCGTCGGTCCTAACCGCGCTCTCGCACCATGTGATGCTACTGGCGAAGATCGCGATCTTCTTGTGGATCTTCATTCATATTCGTTGGACGCTTCCGCGCTTCCGCTATGACCAGCTTATGAGTTTGGGTTGGAAAACAATGCTTCCGTGGGCGCTTGCAAACGTGATTTTCACTGCCATTTGGATGTGGCTTGGCCACCGCCAATAAGGGGAATTGAAATGCCAATTGTTTCTGAGAGTCTTTTATTCTTCATTCTAGCATCTGTGACCTTGATCTCGGGGCTTGTAGTCATCCTTCAGTCGAACCCCATTTACTGTGCACTAGCGCTGGTGATGACAATGATTTCGATCGCCGGAATTTTCGCTTCATTGGGAGCGTGGTTTGTCGCTGGCGTTCAGCTGATTGTTTATGCCGGCGCGGTGATGGTTTTGTTTGTGATGGTCCTAATGCTTTTTGATTTGAAGGACGAAGTTCGCGCGTTTTCGCGGGGGCTCGTTTCTGGATTTTTAAAAATCGCCTCCGTCGGAGTCATCGGTGGAGTGATTACTGCGGCGATCTGGATGTCGGCGGAAACTCTCTTTCCGACGGCGCCGGCAACCGCCAGCATCACGGCAACACAATCAACCAAGCAATTGGCGGATCTGCTCTTTAAAAAATACCTCTTCTCGTTCGAAGCGATGGGAGCACTGTTGCTGATCATAGCAATTGGAGCGGTTGCACTGTCGCGAATTCAAGGAGGCACTCATGCCGATCGCTGATTCACTGATGAATGTCGGCCTAAGCCACTACCTAGTGCTGTCGGCGATCCTTTTCACTCTCGGTTTGCTTGGACTGTTGATGCGCCGAAATGTGATCGTGATTTTGATGTCCGTTGAATTGATGTTGAACGCCGTGAATATCACCTTCGTCGCATTTTCCAGGTACTCGCCGAGTGGAAACATGGACGGTCAAGCGATCGTGTTTTTTGTTATGACGGTGGCGGCGGCCGAAGCTGCTGTCGGTCTCGCCCTGGCGACTACGATTTTTAAGAAATTCCGTGAAGTGAACATTCGCTACTTTGAACACCTGAAGGGCTAGCATCATGAACGAAAAACTGCTGTTTGCGATTCTCCTTCTCGCGCCGGTACTGGGCTTTTTGGCGAACGGTCTTCGCTGGAAGTCGAAAAATTATATGGTCGCGGGCTCGATCGCGACGAGTGCTGCGGCGATTTCCTTTTTGGCTTCGTTGGCCGTCGTAGTGCGACTGTTTGGCGAAGGAGCACCGAAGTCTGTCGCCGCAAACTTCTTCAATTGGTTTTCGGTCGGAGGGCTTGAAGTTTCCGCGTCGTTTGTCATCGACCACATCAGCGGCCTGATGGTGCTTGTAGTTACGGGCGTTGGAACGCTGATCCATTTGTTTTCGATTGGGTACATGTCGCACGACGAGCGGCCGGCGAAATATTTTGCTTATTTGAACCTCTTCCTTTTCAACATGTTGCTGTTGATTTTGGGCGATAACCTTCTGTTGATGTTCGTAGGCTGGGAAGGTGTTGGCTTAAGCTCTTATCTCTTAATTGGTTTCTGGTTCTCGGATAAAGAAAAAGCGGCCGCTGGAATGAAGGCCTTCGTTACTAACCGTATTGGTGACGCCGGCTTCTTGCTTGGTATTTTCACATTGTTCTTTTTGTTCGGCACAGTGAACTTCGAAGAAATTATTTCGAAAGTCGCGCCAATGGCGGTTGAGGCGGGATGGACAGGACCGTTAACCTTAGCGGGCCTCTTTTTGTTCATCGGCGCTGCAGGTAAATCGGCGCAAATCCCACTTTATGTTTGGTTGCCAGATGCGATGGCGGGTCCGACTCCTGTTTCGGCGCTGATCCACGCGGCGACAATGGTAACGGCAGGCGTCTATATGATTGTTCGCCTAAGCCCAGTTTTTGTTTTGGCACCAAACGCGCTTCATGTGGTTGCAGTCGTTGGCGCCGCCACGGCCGTTTTGGCGGCGACCATCGGTCTTGCCCAGAACGATATCAAAAAAGTTTTGGCCTATTCAACGGTCTCGCAGCTTGGCTTTATGTTCCTCGCCTGTGGGGTCGGAGCATTCGGTGCAGCGATGTTCCACTTGATCACGCACGCATTCTTCAAAGCGCTGATGTTTTTAGGTTCTGGTTCGGTGATCCATGCCATGCACGAAGAACAAGACATTCGCAAAATGGGGGGGCTGAAAAAGTACCTTCCGCTGACTCACGCGACTTTCTTTGTCGGCTGGATCGCGATCATCGGAATTCCACCCTTCGCAGGATTCTTTTCGAAAGACGAAATCCTTTGGTTCGCTTTCTCAAGCCCGCTGGGCGGCTTCCCACTGTGGTTTGCCGGGGTCATCGGCGCAGCCTGCACCGCATTTTACATGACGAGGCTTATGGCACTTACGTTTTGGACAAAGCCGCGCTTTGACGAACACAAGACACATCCACACGAGGCAGGGCCTTCGATGGCGATTCCACTGGTGGTATTGGCCGTTCTATCCGCAGTCGGCGGTTTCATGGGTATTCCGCATGTGATTGGAGAAATCCTTCCTGGTCATCCAGGTAACTGGCTTGAGCACTGGCTGGAGGGTTCGATCGCAAAGCCAGCAGGTTTCGGTCACGGTTCGAAAATGATGGAATGGGCCTTGATGGGCATCTCTGTTTCGATCGCAAGTCTTTCGGCGCTCACAGCCTATAACTTCTACGTTGTTGATCCAGATCGCCCAGCTAAGTTTGTTAACTCGCTTCCGAAGCTTCACAGACTTATTTATAACAAGTATTTCGTCGACGAATTCTATTTCGCGAAAATCATCAACCCCGTCGTCGGCGGGAGCCGCGCGCTGTGGGCATTTGTCGATGTGAACTTCATCGATCGTGGCACTTATGTTGTTGGCGACTTTGTCCGCGGCATCGGCTCAACTGTTCGCACGCTGCAAAACGGCAATATGCAACAGTATGCTCTTTATATTGCTCTCGCCGTCGCCTTCATTTTTATGTACCTGCTTGAAGCACCAAAGCGACTTGCAGAGATTCTGGGAGGGTAGCTGATATGTTATCTTTGATCGTCTTCTTACCTCTTGTAGCCGCACTTTTGATTGCCATGGTCCCTCGTGAATCGATGATTCGTCCGGTCGCTTTCGTTCTGGCAGCAGCACAATTTATTTTTTCTCTCGGACTGTTGATGCGTTACGACCCCGCGACACCAGCCCTGCAGCTGGTTGAGTTTCTTCCGTGGGTTCCTGCACTTGGCATTTCGTACTTCATGGGCATCGATGGCATATCGTTGTGGTTGGTGCTGTTGACGACGTTCTTGTTGCCGGTTGTGATCGCGGGAAGTTGGAATGCGATCTCGAAGCGTTCGAAAGCCTTCCATTGCGCTCTTTTTGTTTTGCAAACCGCGATGCTCGGTTCCTTTGTCGCAATGGACCTTGTGCTTTTCTACGTATTCTTCGAGCTTTCGTTGGTTCCGATGTACTTTATCGTTGGTATATGGGGCGGAACGCGTCGCGTGTATGCGACGATGAAATTCTTTATTTACACAATGCTCGGCTCGCTTTTGATGTTGCTTGCGATCATCTATTTGATGTTCACAGCGCAAGAAATTTTGCCTTCAAGGCAAATGACCGCGAATATTCTGGAGCTTTATAAGTTAGACATT comes from the Deltaproteobacteria bacterium genome and includes:
- the mfd gene encoding transcription-repair coupling factor produces the protein MNHSPLQIHTLAGIRRAREIGESRLEISGFDSPDVLALLLCSSDHPESHVLVFSSDEEARQFRRAVGFFSNSWRVHHLPAFDVSPYSGLYPNPRTVADRVSWIHAAQQSKPFQLFTCSIESMAQRTIPQQELQRNSRKFRKGEDIPATLGEELTRLGYSSSPLVEDVATYAIRGSVIDIYSPAHGLPIRFDLFGDTIESIKHFDPASQRSGDEVREAIILPAKEFVLTDEVRERASAGYRVSTENLPIDDVDRNMTLHSLAQGHLFPGIDFLLGLFHEKFETPLDHVHRDHLVWIINPIETARAADLLDETSKRESAASNTLAICPAPNTLYRKFEDWSYEHIKTTVTVSKLALDQNPLDDEESTSALLNDQPGASANIRLSTFDLRFAPPTPQNPTGIEALSRVQAWREREETVVIGAGTAAQSQRLVAFLERSDWRSEILNHDDYDWMAVRHRQHQDPRLVTIVPRLLDSSFRIPDERLVLLRDEDFFGRKSRRREKTAATNDTFKDFAAALSFSDLQIGDRVVHVQHGIAVYEGLKRMQVNGVEAEFLALAYKEGDKLYLPIYRIAQIQKYSGPGGDALLDKLGGTGWAKTKIKVRGQLRELAGDLLQLYAKRAQSIRPSFPHDEKANDEFDQFEATFPYDETDDQLKAINSITQDMASEKPMDRLVCGDVGFGKTEVAMRAAFKAVQGRRQIAVLAPTTVLSFQHLETFNRRFKNWPVNIRALNRFVPPAEQRKTMIDLKEGRVDILIGTHRLLSKDIEFKDLGLLIVDEEQRFGVGHKEKIRKLRVGVDTLTLSATPIPRTLNMSLVGIRDLSLINTPPVDRLPTRTFVCKFDEETIRRGIESEIQRGGQVFFLHNRVQSIYGVADTLRKLVPGARLRIGHGQMEEHELEATMVAFFNHEIDILLSTTIIESGIDNPRANTMFIDNAHQLGLSQLYQLRGRVGRSKERAYCYLLIPPNKRIEKDAQERLKVIQENTALGSGITIAHHDLELRGAGNLLGEDQSGHIEAVGYEMYLELLEETIKELKGEEIIESVEPDINVRIQALIPDTYMPDIRIRLAWYRNLSQIEGPDDLDRLEEQMADQFGRPPQPVIDLLGLMLIRSLCRKLGIRDLSSGPKAISLAFTAQTKVPPQEVVKLATREKGRISLTPDMRVNIRMETITWPKIYDELLAIEKLCDL
- a CDS encoding NADH-quinone oxidoreductase subunit A: MSNSANLLPVIILAVLILAFGVVIVVGTSLLGRTKTVKSKAQMMPYECGIPGTETGDSKISIKFYLTAILFILFDIEIIFMYPWAIKFLDSIKDGTGGYMLGTMGVFVLLFVIGLIWEVKSKALDWK
- a CDS encoding NADH-quinone oxidoreductase subunit H, which encodes MGKDVFEITVNILKMFVIFLMMVQAVPILVWLERRGSAFIQNRYGPNRVGPLGLVQLLADAVKFLFKQPFVPAKGVAPLYYFAPIMALIPGALSFNSIPLSVPINIEPFEMMGQMWGPYTFAFQGYDLGIGIVFILGVSSLGVYSLMMAGWGSSNKYSLMGAVRASAQAISYELALSLSLVGILMVYGTFSFKEIVDLQAGPLTFHAFGKEHVINGVPNWGIFFQPLGALIFFAAAFAEANRLPFDLPEAEGELVAGFHTEYAGFNLLLFYIGEYGHMMVASALLATFYFGGYAIPLVPSSEVLAFWQSTVASANLASVLTALSHHVMLLAKIAIFLWIFIHIRWTLPRFRYDQLMSLGWKTMLPWALANVIFTAIWMWLGHRQ
- a CDS encoding NADH-quinone oxidoreductase subunit J; protein product: MVSESLLFFILASVTLISGLVVILQSNPIYCALALVMTMISIAGIFASLGAWFVAGVQLIVYAGAVMVLFVMVLMLFDLKDEVRAFSRGLVSGFLKIASVGVIGGVITAAIWMSAETLFPTAPATASITATQSTKQLADLLFKKYLFSFEAMGALLLIIAIGAVALSRIQGGTHADR
- the nuoK gene encoding NADH-quinone oxidoreductase subunit NuoK, which produces MNVGLSHYLVLSAILFTLGLLGLLMRRNVIVILMSVELMLNAVNITFVAFSRYSPSGNMDGQAIVFFVMTVAAAEAAVGLALATTIFKKFREVNIRYFEHLKG
- the nuoL gene encoding NADH-quinone oxidoreductase subunit L, which encodes MNEKLLFAILLLAPVLGFLANGLRWKSKNYMVAGSIATSAAAISFLASLAVVVRLFGEGAPKSVAANFFNWFSVGGLEVSASFVIDHISGLMVLVVTGVGTLIHLFSIGYMSHDERPAKYFAYLNLFLFNMLLLILGDNLLLMFVGWEGVGLSSYLLIGFWFSDKEKAAAGMKAFVTNRIGDAGFLLGIFTLFFLFGTVNFEEIISKVAPMAVEAGWTGPLTLAGLFLFIGAAGKSAQIPLYVWLPDAMAGPTPVSALIHAATMVTAGVYMIVRLSPVFVLAPNALHVVAVVGAATAVLAATIGLAQNDIKKVLAYSTVSQLGFMFLACGVGAFGAAMFHLITHAFFKALMFLGSGSVIHAMHEEQDIRKMGGLKKYLPLTHATFFVGWIAIIGIPPFAGFFSKDEILWFAFSSPLGGFPLWFAGVIGAACTAFYMTRLMALTFWTKPRFDEHKTHPHEAGPSMAIPLVVLAVLSAVGGFMGIPHVIGEILPGHPGNWLEHWLEGSIAKPAGFGHGSKMMEWALMGISVSIASLSALTAYNFYVVDPDRPAKFVNSLPKLHRLIYNKYFVDEFYFAKIINPVVGGSRALWAFVDVNFIDRGTYVVGDFVRGIGSTVRTLQNGNMQQYALYIALAVAFIFMYLLEAPKRLAEILGG